A single window of Anomaloglossus baeobatrachus isolate aAnoBae1 chromosome 5, aAnoBae1.hap1, whole genome shotgun sequence DNA harbors:
- the LOC142312730 gene encoding general transcription factor II-I repeat domain-containing protein 2-like: protein MASAMSSKKRKIADEKRIFQDKWEQLYFVTEVGAKVQCLICFQFIAVLKDYNVRRHYMTHHGEQYEALSGKLRDEKVQQLKASLKKQRNLFSSINKASETSVKASFVLSNMIAKSSRPFTEGQFIKDCFVKASEILCPDKTKLFEGISLSANTVASRITESASNIHQQLITAAQSFEAFSIALDESTGVTDTAYCAVFIRGVDENLNIIEEFLDLLPMKGTTTGRDIFKELEDCINTAGLPWDKLVSVVTDGAPAMCSENIGVVGLLKAKRNQLSLSGPFSAIHCILHQEALCGKSVQLKEVMDFVVKTVNFIRARGLNHRQFTSFLSDMDTEYGDLLYHTEVRWLSRGRVLKRFFSLREEIALFMALKDNDVFQLSDPAFLSDLAFLTDVTEHLNELNLKLQGQKHIITIMFDSVKAFKCKLSLWAKQLQSGNLAHFSAMQSLVQTTPDRLKMYSDIILQLLQEFNRRFHDFQDLETEFALFATPFAVDVSCVSEDLQMELVDLQCDTVLKQKYMDIGVPDFYKFVSQEKFPKLVKAAARIMAMFGSTYVCEQFFSSMKLNKSALRSRLTDEHLRATLRLATAHDFKPQVDMLVSGKRSQLSSQTGVCHT from the coding sequence ATGGCATCTGCAATGTCATCAAAAAAGCGCAAGATTGCTGATGAAAAACGAATATTTCAGGACAAGTGGGAACAGCTATATTTTGTCACAGAGGTTGGAGCGAAAGTCCAGTGTTTGATTTGTTTTCAATTTATCGCAGTGCTTAAGGACTACAATGTGCGACGACATTACATGACGCACCACGGAGAACAGTATGAAGCACTGTCTGGCAAACTACGAGATGAAAAGGTTCAGCAGCTGAAAGCATCACTTAAAAAACAGCGAAACCTTTTCTCAAGTATTAACAAGGCAAGCGAAACTTCGGTGAAAGCAAGTTTCGTCCTCAGTAACATGATAGCAAAATCTTCACGACCATTTACTGAGGGTCAGTTCATTAAAGACTGTTTTGTAAAGGCAAGTGAAATTTTGTGTCCAGACAAAACAAAACTATTCGAAGGCATAAGCTTGTCCGCGAATACTGTTGCTAGTAGAATCACTGAATCTGCTAGTAACATTCATCAGCAACTCATTACAGCAGCACAAAGTTTTGAAGCATTTTCCATAGCACTTGACGAGAGTACTGGTGTAACGGATACAGCATACTGTGCTGTGTTCATTCGTGGGGTTGATGAAAACTTAAACATAATTGAGGAATTTTTAGACTTATTACCTATGAAAGGCACAACAACTGGTCGTGACATTTTTAAAGAACTTGAAGATTGTATCAATACAGCAGGACTGCCATGGGATAAACTTGTGTCTGTGGTAACCGACGGTGCACCAGCAATGTGTTCTGAAAACATCGGTGTTGTGGGATTATTGAAAGCAAAACGAAACCAGCTTTCTTTGTCGGGTCCTTTCAGCGCAATACACTGCATTCTGCATCAAGAAGCGCTGTGTGGAAAAAGTGTACAACTGAAAGAAGTGATGGACTTTGTGGTTAAGACAGTGAATTTTATACGGGCAAGAGGTCTTAATCATAGGCAGTTTACTTCATTCTTGTCTGATATGGACACCGAATATGGAGACTTGCTGTATCATACTGAAGTCAGATGGCTGAGCCGCGGAAGAGTGTTGAAAAGATTTTTTTCCTTAAGAGAGGAGATAGCGCTTTTTATGGCACTGAAAGATAATGATGTCTTCCAACTTTCTGACCCAGCTTTTCTATCTGATTTAGCGTTTCTAACTGATGTCACAGAACATCTCAATGAACTCAACTTGAAGCTCCAAGGCCAAAAGCACATAATTACAATAATGTTTGACAGTGTCAAAGCATTCAAATGTAAGTTGTCTTTGTGGGCCAAACAGTTGCAGTCTGGCAATTTGGCTCATTTCTCAGCTATGCAGTCACTGGTACAAACTACACCGGATCGTTTGAAAATGTACTCCGATATAATTTTACAACTACTACAGGAGTTCAATCGACGTTTTCATGATTTCCAGGATCTTGAAACTgaatttgcactctttgccacaccaTTTGCAGTGGATGTTTCTTGTGTTTCAGAAGATCTGCAGATGGAGCTTGTTGACTTGCAGTGTGACACTGTTCTGAAACAGAAGTATATGGACATTGGTGTTCCAGATTTCTATAAGTTTGTTTCACAAGAAAAGTTTCCAAAACTTGTTAAAGCTGCTGCCAGGATCATGGCCATGTTTGGCAGTACATATGTATGCGAACAGTTTTTCTCCTCAATGAAGCTTAACAAATCAGCATTACGGTCAAGACTTACAGATGAGCATCTTCGTGCAACATTGCGATTGGCTACTGCACATGATTTCAAACCCCAAGTTGACATGCTTGTATCTGGCAAACGCAGTCAATTGAGCAGCCAGACTGGAGTTTGTCACACTTGA